ACGAGCCAGGAGAGGGAGAATATGGAGGAAATCCTGAGGAGACAGAATCTCGGGCCCTCGGACAGGATAGATGTATTCCCTATATGCGATAGGGATCTGAAGATGCACAGTCAGATAGGGAGGGGGAAGTTTGGAAGGGGTCCTCCTTAGCGTCAGGGAGATAGAGGAGTACTTCTTCTGCCCTCTCCTCTTCTACTACAAGAACTACCTCGGGATAGATACGCAGGAGGGCTTCTGGGCTTATCTCGGGAAGAGGGCCCAGGAGGAAGCTGAGGAAGAGATAAGGAAGAGGTTTGAGATCCTGGGGAAGGAAGTTGAGCTGAGGAGCGATAGGTTAGGTGTAGTGGGGAAGGTAGATTTCATAGTGGGGAGGGGAAGGGAGATCATGCCCCTAGAGGTCAAGTTCAGCGGGAGGCTGAGGCCATGGTGGAAGTACAGCATCTCCCTCTACGCCATGCTCTTGGAGGACTCCATTGGGAGGCCCGTGAAGTCGGGAGTAGTGCTAGTGACCAGGGGCATGAGGTTCATAGAGGTGAGGGTAGGGGACAGCGAGAGGAGGTTCGTGCTCGGAGCCATCGAGAAGTGCAGGAGGATAATGGAGGGGGAGATCCCGAGAGCTTATAGATCTAGGAGCTGTGAGAATTGCGATTTCAAGAATAGATGCCTAGAGATATAGTTAGAGGATGAGCTCCGAGAGCTCGGAGAGCTCTACTGTCATAGGCTTCCTCTTCTTCATCCTTATCAAGCCGCTCCTCTCTAGAGATGAGAGCTGCCTCCTCACCGTGCTCTTATCCTTCCTCAGTTTCCTAGCTATAGAGCTCACATCACCGGATCCCTCAGCTATGCACTCGAGCAAATCGATCCACTCCTCCTTAATTCCCTCCTTCACGAGCTTCAGCATATTTGAGTCCAGCTTAGATAAGCCTGAGAGGTCCTCCGCCTCCACCTCTATTATCATATCCTCCCTGAGCCTCATCATGCAGGCCAGCAGCACGTAGATGACGATTGCTCTCATCCCCCCGCTCAAATTGACGATTATCTTGAAATCTTTCAACTCATCCAAGTATTTTAGAACAACTTTTATCGATCTAACTGGGTTCATAGGGTCTAATTGAATTAGATCCACCCTGACAGAGTCCCCGTATGAGCTCTGAACGAGTTTCCTTATCCAATCGTATGCTTTCTCAACTTTTTCAACCAATTCTGCCGTAAAAAGAATTATTCTGTCCCCTTCCTTTATTCCATGCCTTAATATCGCTCTATAGCAGAACTTCTCCTCGAATCCGAGCGTAGATATTAGAGCGACTCTCATGCTCTTTACATGCAATGATGCAATATTTATACATTATGTTCGTGATTTGAGGGCTAGTAATGTTTTTATTTAATAACATGCTTATCTTAAGCACATAAGGTGGTACTATGATGGAAAACATCGCCGAGCTACTCGCTGTTTTAGTCGCTGAAAATGAGAGTTATACGTACGTGGATAAGCTTGGATATGCACCATCTAAGGATTTAGCTCTTTATTATCTGAGGGAGGCTTTGAGGGACTTTATCTCCCTCAAAAATAAGCCTCAATCTCAATGGAGTAGTCCGAAAGCCTTTGAGGAGGCCGGGAAGATAAAAATGGAGCTCGTGGAGAGGGAGATAGAGAGCATAGAGAGGATATCTAGTATGAAGGAGCTGAGGGAAGCTGTCTCCCTTATCGCTGCGAAGGCTCTCTCTATAGCCTCTAGACTCAAGGGTTAGGGAGGTGTTATTATGGCGGATCCATTCGTTTCAGTTAGGGGAAGGGTTTTGATCAATGTTGAGGCCCTGAATATGACGGAAAGTGTTGGGAATTATGTGAAACATAGGAGGGTCCCTGTAATAATGCCGGAGACTTATGCAACTTACTTCGTCCCCTCCGTGAGCGGGGAGTCGATAGCTCATGGTTACCAGCAAGTATTAGCTGAGGAAGCTTCAGGAAAGGGATTACCTGTGTGTAAGTTATGCAGCAAGGGGTACTTCCTGAAGAGCACTAACGATGCCGTCTTCAAGGAGTCCTTCGGAGTAAATCCACCTGAAGGAGAGAGTGAATTCGAAAGAGCTGTGATAAAGGGGTGCGTCGTAGAAGATGTGGGAGGTTTCCTCTATGCTCCAGCTAGGGGAGGGAAGAACGTCAAGAGGACCTCGAATTTCTTCGTCGGTTATATGATACCGACTAGAGAGTCGCTCGAGAGCGCTGTGATAGAACCTCAACTCCACACGAGATATGCATTGGGCACTCCCTTCGTTGAGGAGGGGGCGAGGGCTGGTGGTCAGATGATTTACTACATAGAGCTCTCCTCCGCAGCGTATACGTTCAGCTTCGATCTCGATACTAAGTACTTAGGGAAAGCGACTTTCTCCATGGAGAATGTCGGTCAAACTGTCGTAGATGGAGATGAGAGGAAGAAGAGGATAGGAGCTGCCTTAGACGCTCTATCGAAATTCATGATAGAGATGATGTTTGGGGCGAAGAAGACGAGGTTCCTTCCTGTGATTGAATGGGAATCAGTTGTCATAGCAGTTAGCGATGATGTATGGACTGTCCCGAGCCCGTTCTCCAAGAATTATATAGAGAGAGCGGAGGAGAAGGTGAAGAAGGTCAGCTACAATACGAAGCTATTCAAGTACACGGGAGGGGCTGGGTTCGAGGAAGTCGTAATTGAGGCAATGAATGAGGCGAAGAGGAGGGCTGGAGTGAGTTGATGAACACTTCGGCATTCATAGTAGATGTAGAATTCGTTTGGGGATTTCAGACGAGGATAGCTGGCCTATCTAAGACATCTCCCTCCTTTTACTACCCTCCCCCTACTACATTTTTGGGAGCTCTGGGCGAATCTATCGCCAGGAAGCTGGGAGTGGGGGAATCCGCTGGGAGAGGGATCATAGCATCTTTGGGCAGGGAACTCTTAGCTCTCGGAATTAGACCATTGAACTGCGTCCCTCTCAAATATGAGGACATAAATAAGATAATAGCTGTGAAGTTGACATCAGGTATCCCTTATCCAGATCCGAGGAATATGGCCTCTTCTTACGATTCTCCGGCCAGAGGGAAGACAGTTATGGTCAGTTTAGATGAGAATTCCCCTATTTTAAGGTTCCTCCTCGTATTCAGGAAAGATAAGATCGATCTTAGAGGGAAAGCCTTGGAGCTGGATGAGGATTATTTCTGGAGGATACACAGGTTGGGATCGAAAGAGAGCAGGGTTTCCGTGATAGATGTGAGGAGGAAGGATGGGATAAATGCGGAGGAGGGGAAAATAATTTCTAAGTACAGTTTTCCAGTGATGAAAGGAGTGCAGCCATTGG
The sequence above is drawn from the Candidatus Korarchaeum cryptofilum OPF8 genome and encodes:
- a CDS encoding type I-A CRISPR-associated protein Csa5; this encodes MMENIAELLAVLVAENESYTYVDKLGYAPSKDLALYYLREALRDFISLKNKPQSQWSSPKAFEEAGKIKMELVEREIESIERISSMKELREAVSLIAAKALSIASRLKG
- the cas4 gene encoding CRISPR-associated protein Cas4, with protein sequence MEGVLLSVREIEEYFFCPLLFYYKNYLGIDTQEGFWAYLGKRAQEEAEEEIRKRFEILGKEVELRSDRLGVVGKVDFIVGRGREIMPLEVKFSGRLRPWWKYSISLYAMLLEDSIGRPVKSGVVLVTRGMRFIEVRVGDSERRFVLGAIEKCRRIMEGEIPRAYRSRSCENCDFKNRCLEI
- the csa3 gene encoding CRISPR-associated CARF protein Csa3, whose translation is MRVALISTLGFEEKFCYRAILRHGIKEGDRIILFTAELVEKVEKAYDWIRKLVQSSYGDSVRVDLIQLDPMNPVRSIKVVLKYLDELKDFKIIVNLSGGMRAIVIYVLLACMMRLREDMIIEVEAEDLSGLSKLDSNMLKLVKEGIKEEWIDLLECIAEGSGDVSSIARKLRKDKSTVRRQLSSLERSGLIRMKKRKPMTVELSELSELIL
- the cas5a gene encoding type I-A CRISPR-associated protein Cas5a — encoded protein: MNTSAFIVDVEFVWGFQTRIAGLSKTSPSFYYPPPTTFLGALGESIARKLGVGESAGRGIIASLGRELLALGIRPLNCVPLKYEDINKIIAVKLTSGIPYPDPRNMASSYDSPARGKTVMVSLDENSPILRFLLVFRKDKIDLRGKALELDEDYFWRIHRLGSKESRVSVIDVRRKDGINAEEGKIISKYSFPVMKGVQPLEELQRKWLYEAYINPRDIEYSERVNPVLTYMESRSLIPFRIPILVVRTEEPEFIVEVREPSAYYRVNGEVVIGWRG
- the cas7a gene encoding type I-A CRISPR-associated protein Cas7/Csa2, which codes for MADPFVSVRGRVLINVEALNMTESVGNYVKHRRVPVIMPETYATYFVPSVSGESIAHGYQQVLAEEASGKGLPVCKLCSKGYFLKSTNDAVFKESFGVNPPEGESEFERAVIKGCVVEDVGGFLYAPARGGKNVKRTSNFFVGYMIPTRESLESAVIEPQLHTRYALGTPFVEEGARAGGQMIYYIELSSAAYTFSFDLDTKYLGKATFSMENVGQTVVDGDERKKRIGAALDALSKFMIEMMFGAKKTRFLPVIEWESVVIAVSDDVWTVPSPFSKNYIERAEEKVKKVSYNTKLFKYTGGAGFEEVVIEAMNEAKRRAGVS
- the cas2 gene encoding CRISPR-associated endonuclease Cas2, with amino-acid sequence MRGGNLKVLVVYDITDDSLRLKVAEILKDLGLFRIQKSAFIGEMTSQERENMEEILRRQNLGPSDRIDVFPICDRDLKMHSQIGRGKFGRGPP